The genomic window AATCGGCATCTAACCCTAATCTTACCACCGACAACACCAAAATATGCCATAAATCCATCCCATATCTTCCCGTCTTTTTCTTCCCCTTCGTTACCTTCGCCTCTAATATCCGGAATACCTCCTCGTTCAACTCCGGTGTAACATAGATATGTTGCAACGCCCTCAGTATCGGTGGTAGCTCATCTCGACTCTTTATTGGCAGTTTTACCCCTGAAATGGGTATGATGCCAAGCTTCAATTGCTGCTCAAATCTCTTTCTCATCTTCTATCGAATGTCCTTTGGCTAGTATAACGTTTCACAAAAACATTGACAAATACTATGTTAGTAGATCGAATTTTTTCCAGCGATGAATAACGGGGGCTTCATTAATTTCAGATATTCCTTTTAATATTCTATTTCGCAATTCGACAACAGAATCAACCCTAATGTGCTTTAAGAAGGTTCGGGCCATTTTACCAAATAGTGTTTCCACCAGATTAAGCCAGGAGCCGTGCTTTGGAGTATGAACATAAACGAATCTATTTGGCCGGCTTGATAGATATCGCAAGGTCTCTTTTGAAATATGCGCAGAATGATTGTCTAAAACAATTCGTATCGTATATGCTGATGGATAAAAGGCATCCAGTTCTTTTAAAAGCTCGATAAATTCTTTGCTTCTGTGACGTTCATGAACCTGGGCTATTACATGCCCTGTATGCAAATCTAAAGCGGCTAATATGCTCACGGTTCCCAAGCGTTTATATTCATAATCTCGGAGAACCTGAGGACATTTACCTGCTATAGGTTTTAAGTCTGGTGCAATATTTTTTATTGCCTGAACACCGGGCTTTTCATCTACGGAAACGGTAATCGTTCGATTGCCAGAAATTTTTTCTGAAGCATCTTGTTTGTTTTGCAGGTTAACCTCTTGGTAAACCATAAGGACGTCTTCCATTTTACGCTTAAATTCTGGATCCCGTTTCTCTAAATAATAGCGTATCTTATGTGGTTGTACGGGATGTTCTTTTAATATTCTATGAATCGTGGCTTTTGAGGCCTTTGAAAGACACGCATATCCCTCCTGGGGGGCATATTTTCTTGTGTGTTTTGCTAAAAGGCTTTGCGTCCACAGTTCTGCTGCATATCCATGGTCTTTGGGTTTTGTGCATGCAATATTTACAACCCACATCTTTGCATTCTCGGTAATTGTGGGCTCTTTGGGCCGATGATATTTATCTCTTAGCGCTTCTTCCGGGCCTAACGCCAATGCCTTTTCAATGTATTTATAAATGGTTTCCCTGCTTAGCCCTATCGATTTTTGAATTGCTGTTATAGATTCTTCTTGATACTTCTTAAGAAGCACTTGTGCTCTCTTTACTTCCCGAAGAGGAGCAGTGCGAGATCGAGCAGTGTTTTCTAATTTGCATAACTGTTCCGGACTAAGAGATAATTTTGGCTTTTTACTAATTCCCGACACCTTGGCCTCCTTTTTTAAGGCCAATATAAATGCCGGATACTTATTTGTCAAGGTTTTTATGAAACGTTATACTAGTGGGTTAATGAACCGAATATTTGGACTCTTTATACCCAGAATCCCTTCATTTTCGCCATATTTTACCCTTTTACCCGAAAAAATTCAATGACTTTCATGAACATTTTTCACCAGCTTCTCCTTACTTTACAGGGCTCTGGGGGGTTTCCGTTCAAACACTATGTAGGATATAGCGGCGGATCGGGTACGCCCCCTGCTTTAAAGGCCGTGGGAACGAGCGGCAATCCCATCACCTTCACCTCAAATGCCGCTTCCCCTGCGCCCGGTGACTGGAGAGGTATCCGTTTCTCCGATCACACCAATGATGCAGAGACGATTATGGACTATTGCACGGTGGAGTACGGCGGGCATAGTGGCGAAAACTCCAACATCTATTGCAACGAAGCCTCGCCCGCCATTCAGCGTTGTCTTATGAGAAATTCCGATGGTAATGGAATTCTTGCGACAGGTAGCGGCGCACAT from Candidatus Brocadia sp. includes these protein-coding regions:
- a CDS encoding IS630 family transposase — translated: MLLKKYQEESITAIQKSIGLSRETIYKYIEKALALGPEEALRDKYHRPKEPTITENAKMWVVNIACTKPKDHGYAAELWTQSLLAKHTRKYAPQEGYACLSKASKATIHRILKEHPVQPHKIRYYLEKRDPEFKRKMEDVLMVYQEVNLQNKQDASEKISGNRTITVSVDEKPGVQAIKNIAPDLKPIAGKCPQVLRDYEYKRLGTVSILAALDLHTGHVIAQVHERHRSKEFIELLKELDAFYPSAYTIRIVLDNHSAHISKETLRYLSSRPNRFVYVHTPKHGSWLNLVETLFGKMARTFLKHIRVDSVVELRNRILKGISEINEAPVIHRWKKFDLLT